One genomic segment of Candidatus Obscuribacterales bacterium includes these proteins:
- a CDS encoding CHAT domain-containing protein codes for ANLGQYQEAIALYEQRLVIAREIGDRRGEGAALGNLGNAYRNVGQYQEAIALYEQQLVITREIGDRQGEGSALGNLGVAYNSLGQPEQALEQQQQALIVAQDIGDRSSEGLWLSNMGALLADQDQPELAIVFYKQSVNVRESIRDDIQGLSQEQQQSFTETIASSYRRLADLLLAQNRILEAQEVLDLLKLQELQDYELQDVRGTADTRLGLDLWDAEQAILDRFFTQLSIDPQFDFNTFITSPDIVANVQQLQQNARGQNLNPAQLVRLQDNLQQAGNAALLYPLILDDRLELVLVTPDGLINETVPVDRLTLNAAIVGFRQDITDRFSDPRANAQQLYEWLMQPIVDDLDAAGVDTILYAADGALRYIPIAALHDGNQWLTERFTINHITAASLTDFTQQSANDLNILAGAFPEQDVYVDLGTEQVWFSGLPFAQEEVQNLVSLVPQTTAFFDQDFNRSAIETRLNDNYTIIHLATHAEFRSGHPTDSFILLGDGDRLTVADLNRWQLPDVDLVVLSACKTAVSSELGDGAEILGFGYQMQQTGADAAIASLWYVSDGGTQALMDAFYTVLANGLSESEALRRSQQALITSDESVLAGDRGNPATIEIVDGRTGQPLAASTDLAHPYYWAPFILIGNGL; via the coding sequence GCTAACCTCGGACAATACCAAGAAGCGATCGCCCTATATGAGCAACGGTTGGTGATTGCCCGCGAGATTGGCGATCGGCGCGGCGAAGGTGCTGCCCTGGGTAATTTGGGAAATGCTTACCGTAACGTCGGACAATACCAAGAGGCGATCGCGCTCTATGAGCAACAGTTGGTCATTACCCGCGAGATTGGCGATCGGCAAGGTGAGGGCAGTGCCCTGGGTAATTTGGGCGTAGCTTACAACAGTTTGGGACAGCCGGAGCAAGCGCTAGAACAGCAGCAGCAGGCGCTCATCGTGGCTCAGGACATTGGCGATCGATCCAGTGAAGGACTGTGGCTCAGCAACATGGGGGCACTGCTGGCAGACCAAGACCAACCGGAACTCGCCATCGTCTTCTACAAACAATCCGTCAATGTGCGCGAATCCATTCGCGACGACATCCAAGGCTTATCTCAAGAGCAACAACAATCGTTCACCGAGACCATCGCCAGTTCCTACCGCCGCCTCGCCGATTTGCTCCTCGCACAAAACCGCATTTTGGAAGCCCAAGAAGTCCTCGACCTACTGAAACTACAAGAACTGCAAGACTACGAACTACAAGACGTACGCGGCACCGCCGACACCCGCCTCGGACTCGACCTGTGGGACGCTGAACAAGCCATCCTCGATCGCTTCTTTACTCAACTGTCCATCGATCCCCAATTCGACTTCAACACCTTCATTACCAGCCCCGACATTGTTGCCAATGTCCAACAACTGCAACAAAACGCCCGTGGACAAAACCTCAACCCTGCCCAACTCGTCCGCCTGCAAGATAACCTGCAACAAGCCGGAAACGCCGCCCTGCTCTATCCCCTCATCCTCGACGATCGCCTCGAACTCGTCCTCGTCACCCCCGATGGACTGATCAACGAAACCGTCCCTGTTGATCGCCTTACCCTAAATGCTGCCATTGTGGGCTTCCGCCAAGACATCACCGATCGCTTCAGCGACCCCCGCGCCAACGCCCAGCAGTTGTATGAATGGCTGATGCAGCCCATCGTTGATGACCTAGACGCCGCTGGTGTCGATACCATTCTCTATGCTGCCGACGGCGCACTGCGCTACATCCCGATCGCCGCCCTGCACGATGGCAACCAATGGCTGACCGAACGGTTCACCATCAACCACATCACCGCCGCGTCCCTCACCGACTTTACCCAACAGAGCGCAAACGACCTGAATATCCTTGCCGGAGCCTTTCCCGAACAAGATGTCTATGTGGATCTGGGTACCGAACAGGTCTGGTTTAGTGGTTTACCCTTCGCCCAAGAGGAAGTCCAAAACCTGGTGAGTTTAGTTCCGCAAACCACCGCCTTTTTTGATCAAGACTTTAATCGCAGCGCCATTGAAACGCGCCTGAATGACAACTACACCATCATTCACCTGGCCACCCACGCCGAATTTCGTTCTGGACATCCCACCGACTCGTTTATCTTACTCGGCGATGGCGATCGCCTCACCGTTGCTGACCTCAACCGCTGGCAGCTTCCAGACGTTGATTTAGTCGTCCTCAGCGCCTGCAAAACCGCCGTCAGCAGCGAACTGGGAGACGGAGCAGAAATTCTAGGATTTGGCTATCAAATGCAGCAAACTGGAGCCGATGCGGCAATCGCGTCCCTCTGGTACGTCAGCGACGGTGGCACCCAAGCCTTAATGGATGCATTCTATACAGTACTGGCAAATGGCTTGAGTGAAAGCGAAGCACTACGGCGATCGCAGCAGGCATTGATCACCAGTGATGAATCGGTGTTAGCGGGCGATCGAGGGAATCCCGCTACCATTGAGATCGTCGATGGCCGCACAGGGCAACCGTTGGCAGCCAGTACAGACTTGGCGCATCCCTATTATTGGGCACCGTTTATTTTAATCGGGAATGGGCTGTAG